From the Trypanosoma brucei brucei TREU927 chromosome 6, complete sequence genome, the window GTTTTGTGCTTCCTATTCTCTTCTATACCACCACAACCGTGAAGTTGTCGATGTGCCACGCCAGGCGTAACCGCGGCATAATGTTGCTCTCGCTATTCTTTCCCTCTGTTTTTTCACTTTACCATTTATTCTGCAGAATGAAAAGCAGCGAATCGTTCCGTTGGTactgccttttttgttgctaaTTTTGGTGCGCATTTCTATATACGTCGCGACCCTCCCTCTCCACTACTGTGgggccctttttttttgtgacagCAATGAAAGAGACAATGGCTCGGCGAAAATTGTCGTTCTCCTTCGGCTTTTTGGTCGCTCCATTACAGTGCGGAAAACCGTTGAAAATTCGCTTTCAACTGCCATACCTTCCGCACGGCAACTGCATGTTGCTTTGCCTGTTCCAAGGAAATAATCCATCGTTAGTTCCTCATTCCTCAGTGGTATTGAGGTTCTGGTCCTTGGTGAATCGTCCAGCATTTCCATTTCACCTATCTAAACATGCCAGTCAAATTTCCTGAGTCTTATCACCTTTCTTATTCTTTGCGCTTTTCATCACCTATGGCATCTGCTTTCAGCACCCAGATGCTGCACAATCGGAGGAGGACATCCTCGCTAACAAGAGGTATTCAACTTTACGTGGTTTCTCCAATCTGTCAAAATTATCGTAACgcccccccttttcattGCGCTTTTACACCTGGCGTTCCTATAGGAAAAGCTGCCTCTGCATCTGCTCAAAGAAGATGCTTTTTTACTTAGAGGGATAGGGAGGGGGCTAACACTCTCCTGAATGCAACGCCTGCTCCAGTTATGAGCGTGGCTCCTTTTTGTATGGCCTCCTCATTCGCTGCCTTTGGCAAAGCAGACATCGTGTGTGCAGCTTGCGCACGCATGCGACCACGAATATTGCGGTGTGGAGGTGACGGCAAATACTAACGGAAAATCGCGGCACAGCAAATTTCCCCATTGCGTAACACGTCAGCGATGTGACCCGATCTCAGTGATCCCTCTCTCCAACCCTGCTCTATAGGTGAGACGGCCCCAGCCGCAGTAGTCTTCGTGGTTCTTTTGTTGCCCCCTTTGTGAACTTCACTACTTCGAATGACTAAAGCACTAGGCTAATTAGCTTCGGTCACTTCCCCCTACATTTTCGTAATCCGTGTGGAGGTTATGGGCGTCGGCACGCCTGATCCCAAGGCACACAAATCTCTTTTCCTCAGTTAATACGTCCAAATAGTGTTGCGTTAAGCACTGGGTGACACACCCTACTCGTTACTCTTGCATATCGTCGACATTTTCCAGATCCATGTCATTGGGCGTGGTCGTGGGATCCTCTGAAAAGAGCCTACCGCGAAACTCCGAAATGCTACCTCGTCTTCTGTTGAGGGATTACACCCCAACCGTGTATAAGATTGGCATCTGAGCCAACCCTTGCGATGTTCTGCAGGTTACGGATACAGTTTCTAACCACGTGTCGCCAATCTCCACTTGGGGTCTTGAAGTGAACAACAACTGTCGCATCCACTTCGTCGGCTGGAAATATATTTTCCAGCGATCTAGCGCCAAAATCATACGTGCATGCTCTACCGGGCTCAATGTTATCAGATAGCTCAGAAACATCACTACcgcctcccctcctccttgcCCGCCGGCTTATTACACCAAGCGGCTGTGCCATAGCACTCGTTGATGGGCACTTGAAGCCCTGGCCGCTGTGGCTAAGGTGAGGCGTCCCGTTTattcttcagtttctcagtgtctttctttccattaGCTTGCAGGGGCCGCCTGTTACGGTCACTGGCCGCGGTCGCGCCACCTATGTCGCAGCCTTGTTTGTCTCCAAGGTCGGTGTTAAAATGCCCTTCCCTCCGCCGTTTCGCCATGGCGTTGGGCCCAGCGCACCAGTTATTATTTCCAGGGAGGTCCTGTCCCTCTTTCCGCTCGAGATCCTGCAATTTATCTCCATGCTTATGATCCGCCCCCGGTGCCGCCCCTTTAGCAAATTCACTTACAGCTGACTTTCGTTTAGCTCGCGATGAGAGGGCATGACCGTGCGGTTGTTTGCTGGCGGCGATCCGCTATTTGGGGGGTGGGGGCGGATCGGCCTCTCTGTGGGATTCTTGGAGAGTAGCTCTGTGGGTACGCTCGCCTCCACTCCGCTCgttgtttctccttttcggTAGGCGTTGACTGGTCGCCGGTACCCGCGTGCGCGGCGCGTCTCCGCTCCGGACTCACCCTGGTCAAGCGAATTGACACCGTTTCGAGTGCTGTTGGGGGTTAGGTGCCCAGAGGGCCGTTACCGCCCTTTGGCGGGTGTGGCGGGGTCGCTTCAGCTTCCTTACGGGCTCGGAGCAGTGCCGTTGCCGAGCGGTACGCTTGTACGCATTCTGCGGGGTGGTAAAACCCTTTGTTTTCATTGCATATTGGCCCATGATCACGAGGGTTGATGGTTGTAGCAAAGGGACGGTGCAATTTAAGCGCGCGCGCAGGGGGACCATATATCAAAACATATCTGTGAGTTTAAACGACTTCACAAGTGCTGCTCCTAGTGATTTTTTAAGTACCTGGGGAAGTATTTGGGTCCTCGAGCCGGTAAGTGTGTTGGGTTGCTCCCCCTACTGTGTGGTTCTTGATCCCCTAGTGGTGCGGATAAATGGACGCCTGACTAGAGAGACCGGCCGTAGCGTTGTCGTTCTTTTGACTTTCTTTAGATCTGACAAGATGCCACTTGTTCAGTTGGGTGCGCTGACTGTTTGACTTCTGCCTCACGGCCCCAACAATCCCTGTGAcagttagaaaaaaaaactgaggaAATCTTATGCGAGACATGATGTCGGGACGATCATTCATTACCGATTACCGACTCAGTAGCATTGCCGTGTCGGTATATCGGACAACTTTACCGAATCAACCCTCTGTACGAAAACTAAAGACCCAATAAATCACCTATCTTGCAAATCCGTGACGTTCGTCGTTTAGATATTTAATACTTCTCGTTACTAAACACGACACTCTTAGGACTGCAGAAGCATAACATTTTACATAAAAGCCAACagccccccccaaaaaaaaaaattaaattgaAGTCGTTGCCCTAGCAAAAGGCGAAAACAATGCCAAACTCTAAGAAACTTGcagatataaatatatttatgagATTTTAGGATGAAACGGGACAAAccaaaggagggggaaacaaatcAAGTTAAatcagaaggaaaaaaaaacgaacaagcTCCACCACTCCGATGGTGAgaatttatttctctttcccaacttccatctcttttttctttgcttttttttctttttttttcctccaacaAAGACAAGTAATGTGCTTACGGcctgtttttttcatttttctcttttcaattgtttttttttcatttattgcTATTCTCTCATCCCGGCCgtatatttcccccctccattCGTCGTTATGCGACACCGAACGCATCACcccttttattccttttctttttttttttagagagttttcttgtttttattattttgttttggtttcgATGTCTGATGTTTtgtgttcatttgttttgttcttcccatttgttgcgtttcatatatatatatatgtacatgtaactgcgtgtgtttgtgtgtttgtgattATTACGCCTGCTTTTGTTGATATTAAagtttctaatttttttctttttaatccACTAACTTTTTCAATAATTcacagaaggaagaaaaacagaagcagaaaataaaaagaaaaaagaaaagaaaagagatggCGAcctgataatagtaataaaagtAATGAATGGTGttaaaaagagaatgaaTTAAAAAACGGGGCTAAACAGACACGAATATTTCAgcaagaaaaatgaaggaaatatatcaTTATATGTGTCCAATATTTTCGCACATATGTTTGTGctttcttttatatttttgtgtttatatctgctgtttttgtgtgccTTTGTTGATtggaagatcaaaaggaaaaaaaaggaggaagggaggagaaTTGGGGTTGTTTGGGGGGGGGCATCTTCaggaaagaatatatatatattaatattaatattaatatgtgtgtgtatttgtgcgtTGGGGTGTTTGTATTGGAAGAGGCATGCAAAAGCAGCGCAAGTCCTTCCACACTCATTCGTccaaattttcctttttctttttcttttccttttaaattGTTTGTTCCggtttatatttctttaaatatataaaagtTAGGggtttcgttgttgttctACGCGTTGCCATTTAACGTTGCTACGTTATTTTCTTACATATCAAATCTTCCAGTGGTAATTCTTCCCTTGTATGCCAACAGGAGTGCGTAGACCTGCAttatcttttaaaaaatacatattaCCTTCTTACGTGTTAACTTTGTGAAACATAACCTATGCGACATGATCTTTTCGAATGGTGGATATGCAAATGACTCTGCCCCAATGCCATGTGTCATGCTGTCCAGCACTCAGTGTTGGTGGTGACTTTATGAGCACCGCTTTAACTATTGTTTGGCAGTGCATTCCTTGTTTTTATGAAGTCAGGTTGATGCGCAGTGGTTGTcgttatttctttccctcatatatatacgcatgtGCATATTTCAGTATTTAAATACGTATGCTTACCTTGTTTGAGGTTCTATCATATTtgaaaaacatttttttatttttgttttgtctaccTCACTTTGATGCTATATTTATCCACTACGGCACAGCAGGTGGCACCTTCCTCACACAGTCCCATGGAGGTTTATTTGCGATTGCCCAGGAAGTGGAACAGGAGGGGGAATATGGGAGTTAGGCGATGCGTCACAATTGCACTTTGCCGCTCTTACGGTGAGTTAACCGAATATTCTTTCGTGTGTGAACCGTAGTATTTCCACCCTCCCAGGGTTGAGGGTTTAATATTTTGATTATGTCGCGATTGGTGACTTTCTATTTCTGTCCAATACGTCGCCGGGCATGATCTGCATATGTATTAAGCGCGCCGATGCCACTTTACtggtttctattttccctcttcgaTATTCTTCTCGAAGACACAAGATTTCACATACGAATAATACCACACATTCCCGAAAATATGTGCCGGCAGGAAGGTGGCGGCAGAGGATGTGTGTACCCTCATGGAAACTGCAGGCGGAACCTTACCGCAAGGAGCCCTGCAGGGCGTTACAGCATGTACAAGCACTCACCTGTCATTACTGCTATGTCACTGCTACACttgttgcctttgctacTCATGTGGATGCCACCTGTGTGCGCGGATGACAGTGCTGTGACGGTAAATGTGCTATCCATGATGTACAATTCGGAATATTACGTTGAGAAAGTGAACGCCATCAATGCCGGCTTTGACGCATCACTGAGTGCCCACGGTTGGAAGACGGGCTCCGGTGCGACAATATCTGTCATCCGTCCCCCATCGTACAACACCACAGCTGAGGACATATTTCAGCTGGGGGCGAAacaaagtgaagggaagttaTTAGTTGTATTTGGGCCCCTGGGTACTGACCCTGTCGTTTGGGTTCGTGATAaactaaaggaaaatgatCTTGTTGCCATCGCTCCTATTGCGTACTCCAGTGAGGTCCGTGGTTGGAACCCTCACCTCTATTCAATAAGTGTCGAACCCAATGCTGAGCTCCTCGCCCTCATTCGATACGCTGTTGTTTATCTGGGTCTGCCGCGTGTAGGTTTGATGTATGCGAAGGGTAATGGGTTTGACAAGGAGTCATATGAGTTTACCATGCGAATAATGGAAATGATGGGCCGCAAGCCATGTGGAGTGTTCGCTGTGGAGAGCAGTGGGGGTCGGGACGTCTTGGAGGGTGAATTGAATACCAAGTGGGGGCAATTTGTTGCTGCACGTCCGCAGGCTGTACTGCTATTTTCATCGCTAGAGGAAGAAACCACCGGGTGGTTTGTCAAGAAGATAGCACAGGACAACCGCACTATGGACATGTACCTGCTCGCCCCTTCCAGTTTTCAACATTTTCTGATCAAAACATGGAGCGATGCGCTGGTGTCACTTAATCGTACGTTCACTCCTGGACAGCTGATCACAACTGGAACAGTGCCACTCGCTAGTGACAATCGGTCCTCGATGGTTCGGCACTTCCAGCGTGACATGGACAATTACCTGGATACAAACAGTGACTGGAAGGGCTTTGCGAAACCTGAACATTACCTTAAGGACGACAAATTAGGGGAGATGATGGTGTTTGGATGGCTTGCGGGAGAAGTTCTGTTTGAGGCCCTAAACAACGCTCCACAACTGACAAACCGTACTTCATTCATGGAATCTCTGTACAAGCAGCGTCGCTACGTGATTGATGACtttgtggttggtgactttggtggtgagtgcgaTGAGGGCGCTGCATTACAGGGTGCCATGTGTAATTGCAATCAAGGTGGCAGCATGGCGCATATGAGAGTTGTTGATGACAGCCTCAGTTTGAAGCCTATGAAAAAAGGCTCTGTGACGTGGAGTGTATCGGAGTGCTCAAGTGCTAATGTGCAGGTGAGCGCACCGTTAATCGGACTGTATGTAGTCCTTACGGATGATAAAGTTGCACAACGTGCGAGCATGAGGTGGTCGTTGGGCGCTCGGAGCCTCGAGGAAGCGGATGATGTTGATAAGAGAATATTTTTCCATTCCTTAAAGgttaatttaaaaaatttaacgCAATCACTTGAACAAGTAAGGGACACGAAGGCTGTAGCTGCAGTTCTTGGTGTTGTTACCGCTGATATTCTGAGCGTGCCGAATATGACTTTCATTGGCCCTATTCCATTGTTCCCCCGGTTGAACAAGTTCTGGAGAAACGTGATCCATCTGCAACCGCTACTTGCGCAGCAGCTATATGTGCTTGCTGTATACCTCTCCAACACCTCTTCCTTGGGAGTGAAGGCGCTTGTTCGCGGGAGTGAAGCATCTGAGGTTGTAGACACGCTTGATAAGTCATTGGTTACGTTTGGTGTGTCGCTTGATTCCAGTAAGAcacttggtgatggtgacccGATATCGTCATATCTCTCGGGTAATGGAGATGTGTTTTGTATTGGACTCACTCCCCCTGAcgttgctgcggttgcgcGGCACCTTCAGACCCACCTCAGGGCACGTGTATTCGTTCCATTCAAtgacattttgttgttttaccagGAGTTTGTGGCTGCATTTAATGCGAGTAAAGAGTCTATTGCCAGCTCAGAGCGGCTCCTATTCGCGACGAGTTTCCCACACTGGGCAAAGAAGAACACGAAATCAGATATGGTTGCGAGATTTCATCGCCATGTAAATGAATCGCATTGGGATCCACTAACGTTCCTGGGCTTTGCTACCACTCGGCTGCTTCAGGTTGTTATCTCCaatatgaagaaagtgaatgcaGAGCTGCTGGCAGACCGCATTTACACGGAGTCCAACATCAGAGTGGATGACGTGCGATTTGGACCCTTCAGTGATGCGGAATGTGTTTCTGGTACGAGTGTTTCGGCAAATGAGTGTGCCTCAAACTTTGGAGCCACAAACATTTCTGTATGGTCGATGGCGCGTGTGCTGAATTCAAGCTTGCCCAGGACACAGGTTGGGATGACACCGTCTATGGACTATGTTATTCCGCAAGAGGGTCAACTCACACAGTCACAGATAGCTGGAATAATTTCTGGGTGTGTATCCGccttgttattatttattgCCCTTGGTGTGTTCCTACACATCTCCCTGCGGAACGCTCGTAACAACAACCGTGCACCCAAGGAGCCAACGGACCCcgtgacactaatatttactgacattgagagcagcactgcgttgtgggctgcacaccctgatcTGATGCCCGATGCCGTCGCCGCGCATCATCGTATGGTCCGTTCACTGATTGGGAGGTATAAGTGCTACGAAGTTAAAACTGTTGGGGATTCGTTCATGATAGCGAGTAAGAGtcctttcgctgccgtccaactcgcacaggaattacagctgtgtttcttgcatcatGACTGGGGAACAAATGCAGTTGATGATTCTTACCGTGAGTTTGAGGAGCAGCGTGCGGAGGGAGAATGTGAGTACACACCACCAACCGCGCATATGGATCCTGAAGTGTACagtcgtttgtggaatggcctgcgtgtacgtgttggaatccacaccgggttgtgcgacatccgacacgatgaagtgacgaagggatatgactactatgggcggactccaaacatggcagcaaggacggagagtgtagcaaatggtggtcaggtgctgatgacgcATGCGGCGTACATGTCGCTGTCAGCTGAGGATCGTAAGCAAATTGATGTCACTGCACTTGGTGCTGTCGCACTTCGCGGTGTGAGTGATCCGGTTAAGATGTACCAGCTGAATACCGTGCCTAGTCGTAACTTTGCTGCATTGCGGCTGGACCGCGAATACTTTTTTGATGAGGGCGAGGATGGCACGACAACCTCCACAAGCGACCACAGTTCTTCACGTGCGGAGCTGAGTGAATCAGCTCAGATAATTGCAACTGCACTACAGTCGCTGTTAAGCACGTTCAAGACAGCGCATCGTgagaagttgttgctgccgtattgtgagcgttggcgtGTGCCTCTTCCCCGTAAAGCTGCATCCGAGTGGGATGACGCCTACTGtgaggaagtggtgcgtcGCATTGCAGTTAAGGTTGGGCGTGTCGCTGACCATGGCGCTCATAGTGGAAGTGAGTCTTCAAGTACGCAAGGCAGTTCATCAATTATTATCGTCCCCTTTTACGACATGCACCTTCAGGAATACTAACCTTGTCATTGATGATATTCGTAGAGTAGCAGTAACATACCGGATTTCTGTTGGGTCGCCATTATTACGATGAAGCCGTTGCCCATCGGCCGATGGCTCGCAATGTAAATGAATGTTATATGCATTAATAGTGCCAGCGTTTAGTGACGTTCATGCTTATTTCAAcaatatgtttatttttttttaactcttgtttttattttcttacaTATCAAATCTTCCAGTGGTAATTCTTCCCTTGTATGCCAACAGGAGTGCGTAGACCTGCAttatcttttaaaaaatacatattaCCTTCTTACGTGTTAACTTTGTGAAACATAACCTATGCGACATGATCTTTTCGAATGGTGGATATGCAAATGACTCTGCCCCAATGCCATGTGTCATGCTGTCCAGCACTCAGT encodes:
- a CDS encoding receptor-type adenylate cyclase GRESAG 4, putative: MCRQEGGGRGCVYPHGNCRRNLTARSPAGRYSMYKHSPVITAMSLLHLLPLLLMWMPPVCADDSAVTVNVLSMMYNSEYYVEKVNAINAGFDASLSAHGWKTGSGATISVIRPPSYNTTAEDIFQLGAKQSEGKLLVVFGPLGTDPVVWVRDKLKENDLVAIAPIAYSSEVRGWNPHLYSISVEPNAELLALIRYAVVYLGLPRVGLMYAKGNGFDKESYEFTMRIMEMMGRKPCGVFAVESSGGRDVLEGELNTKWGQFVAARPQAVLLFSSLEEETTGWFVKKIAQDNRTMDMYLLAPSSFQHFLIKTWSDALVSLNRTFTPGQLITTGTVPLASDNRSSMVRHFQRDMDNYLDTNSDWKGFAKPEHYLKDDKLGEMMVFGWLAGEVLFEALNNAPQLTNRTSFMESLYKQRRYVIDDFVVGDFGGECDEGAALQGAMCNCNQGGSMAHMRVVDDSLSLKPMKKGSVTWSVSECSSANVQVSAPLIGLYVVLTDDKVAQRASMRWSLGARSLEEADDVDKRIFFHSLKVNLKNLTQSLEQVRDTKAVAAVLGVVTADILSVPNMTFIGPIPLFPRLNKFWRNVIHLQPLLAQQLYVLAVYLSNTSSLGVKALVRGSEASEVVDTLDKSLVTFGVSLDSSKTLGDGDPISSYLSGNGDVFCIGLTPPDVAAVARHLQTHLRARVFVPFNDILLFYQEFVAAFNASKESIASSERLLFATSFPHWAKKNTKSDMVARFHRHVNESHWDPLTFLGFATTRLLQVVISNMKKVNAELLADRIYTESNIRVDDVRFGPFSDAECVSGTSVSANECASNFGATNISVWSMARVLNSSLPRTQVGMTPSMDYVIPQEGQLTQSQIAGIISGCVSALLLFIALGVFLHISLRNARNNNRAPKEPTDPVTLIFTDIESSTALWAAHPDLMPDAVAAHHRMVRSLIGRYKCYEVKTVGDSFMIASKSPFAAVQLAQELQLCFLHHDWGTNAVDDSYREFEEQRAEGECEYTPPTAHMDPEVYSRLWNGLRVRVGIHTGLCDIRHDEVTKGYDYYGRTPNMAARTESVANGGQVLMTHAAYMSLSAEDRKQIDVTALGAVALRGVSDPVKMYQLNTVPSRNFAALRLDREYFFDEGEDGTTTSTSDHSSSRAELSESAQIIATALQSLLSTFKTAHREKLLLPYCERWRVPLPRKAASEWDDAYCEEVVRRIAVKVGRVADHGAHSGSESSSTQGSSSIIIVPFYDMHLQEY